Proteins encoded by one window of Paenibacillus urinalis:
- a CDS encoding NUDIX hydrolase gives MSNIEAMEHYDIKKYRTPDGYTSDIAVFTIVPVRNEEFRPPVMDLRIMLIQRSMVNSEGKPNIEAGKWALPGGFVDPKETAFQSAERELHEETGIQNIHLEHFGVYDKPGRDPRGWIITNAHFAIVPEHELSAREANDDAADVQLFSVSEVLELDLAFDHAVIIKDAIQVIKQKLLETTVAKQFLPAEFTYSELQAVLLTVTDDSAITLEAAFARKIKTLPFIQEVAGQKTTRTSKRPTQLYRFVDVSLNKSIYHAKL, from the coding sequence ATGTCTAACATAGAAGCAATGGAACATTACGATATCAAGAAATATAGAACACCGGATGGTTATACCTCAGACATTGCTGTGTTCACTATTGTTCCTGTTCGAAATGAGGAGTTCAGACCTCCCGTGATGGATTTGAGAATTATGCTGATCCAGAGAAGCATGGTGAATAGTGAAGGTAAGCCAAATATTGAGGCGGGTAAATGGGCGCTTCCTGGTGGGTTTGTAGATCCGAAGGAAACAGCATTCCAGAGCGCGGAGCGCGAGCTGCATGAGGAAACAGGGATACAGAATATTCATTTGGAGCACTTTGGCGTTTATGATAAGCCGGGGCGTGATCCGAGAGGCTGGATTATCACGAATGCCCATTTTGCTATCGTTCCAGAGCATGAGCTATCCGCAAGAGAAGCCAATGACGATGCAGCGGATGTGCAGCTGTTCTCGGTCAGCGAGGTGCTTGAGCTTGATCTGGCGTTTGACCATGCAGTCATTATCAAGGACGCTATACAGGTCATTAAGCAGAAGCTGCTCGAAACAACCGTTGCCAAACAATTCCTACCGGCAGAATTTACGTACTCTGAGCTACAGGCCGTTCTGCTTACCGTCACAGATGATTCAGCAATAACGTTAGAGGCTGCCTTCGCAAGAAAGATCAAGACACTGCCTTTTATTCAGGAAGTAGCGGGGCAGAAGACGACGAGAACGT